One Spinacia oleracea cultivar Varoflay chromosome 4, BTI_SOV_V1, whole genome shotgun sequence DNA segment encodes these proteins:
- the LOC110784538 gene encoding calcium-dependent protein kinase 1, producing the protein MGNTCVGPSISRDGFLQTVSAVVWRSRSPDDAASISNGGSQHEPPSPSPAPNESEAPLSTQSEPPKQITMPKPETEQTPVSKPEVEPMVIPKAEAEPVEQAKPKKPIQFKRAPSAGLRVESVLLKKTGNIKEFYSLGRKLGQGQFGTTFMCIEKASAKEFACKSIAKRKLLTDEDVEDVRREIQIMHHLAGHPNVIAIKGAYEDAVAVHLVMEICKGGELFDRIIQRGHYTERQAAELTRTIVGVVETCHSLGVMHRDLKPENFLFVSQDEDSPLKTIDFGLSIFFKPGEKFTDVVGSPYYVAPEVLRKRYGQEADVWSAGVIIYILLSGVPPFWGETEQGIFEQVLHGDLDFTSDPWPSISEEAKDLVRGMLVRDPKKRLTAHEVLCHPWVQVDGVAPDKPLDSAVLSRLKQFRAMNKLKKMALRVIADCLSEEEIAGLKEMFKMIDTDNSGQITYEELKVGLEKAGANLKESEIYDLMQAADVDNSGTIDYGEFIAATLHLNKIEKHDNLFAAFNYFDKDGSGYITADELQQACEEFGMQDARLEEMIREADQDNDGRIDYNEFVAMMQSGNPRAGPGKKGQGQDNNFNFGLREALKI; encoded by the exons aTGGGAAATACTTGTGTTGGACCTTCAATATCTAGGGATGGGTTTTTGCAAACAGTTTCAGCTGTAGTATGGCGAAGCAGGTCGCCGGATGATGCAGCTTCTATTTCAAATGGAGGAAGCCAGCATGAACCACCTTCACCATCTCCTGCACCTAATGAAAGTGAAGCGCCTTTGTCAACCCAAAGTGAACCCCCTAAGCAGATCACAATGCCAAAGCCAGAAACTGAGCAAACCCCAGTGTCGAAACCGGAAGTTGAACCAATGGTAATACCGAAAGCAGAAGCTGAACCAGTAGAGCAAGCTAAACCTAAGAAACCCATTCAGTTTAAAAGAGCACCAAGTGCAGGGCTACGAGTGGAATCTGTCTTGCTAAAGAAGACAGGGAATATTAAGGAGTTTTACAGTTTGGGCAGGAAATTAGGACAAGGACAATTTGGGACTACATTCATGTGTATAGAGAAGGCTAGTGCGAAGGAGTTCGCCTGTAAATCAATAGCGAAAAGGAAGCTTCTGACTGATGAGGATGTGGAGGATGTGAGGAGGGAGATTCAGATAATGCACCATCTTGCAGGACATCCTAATGTAATTGCAATCAAAGGGGCTTATGAGGATGCTGTTGCAGTTCATCTTGTGATGGAAATCTGCAAAGGTGGTGAACTTTTTGATAGGATCATTCAGCGCGGGCACTATACAGAAAGACAAGCAGCTGAGCTTACGCGTACTATAGTTGGTGTTGTGGAAACTTGCCACTCTTTGGGGGTCATGCATCGTGATCTGAAACCAGAGAACTTCCTCTTTGTGAGTCAGGATGAGGATTCACCCCTTAAAACAATTGATTTTGGACTATCAATATTTTTCAAGCCAG GTGAGAAGTTTACTGATGTGGTTGGGAGCCCTTACTATGTTGCCCCAGAAGTACTACGGAAACGTTATGGTCAAGAAGCAGATGTTTGGAGTGCAGGAGTCATAATCTACATCCTACTAAGTGGTGTACCTCCTTTCTGGGGAG AAACCGAACAAGGGATATTTGAACAAGTCCTGCATGGAGATCTTGACTTCACTTCAGATCCTTGGCCCAGTATCTCAGAAGAGGCAAAAGATCTTGTGAGAGGCATGCTTGTTCGTGATCCTAAAAAGCGACTGACTGCGCATGAGGTTCTAT GCCATCCTTGGGTGCAGGTTGATGGTGTTGCACCTGACAAACCTCTTGATTCTGCTGTTTTGAGTCGTCTGAAGCAGTTCAGGGCCATGAATAAACTCAAGAAAATGGCTCTAAGA GTGATTGCAGATTGCCTATCTGAAGAAGAAATTGCCGGCCTCAAAGAGATGTTCAAAATGATAGACACAGACAATAGTGGCCAAATTACTTACGAAGAACTCAAGGTCGGTCTTGAGAAGGCTGGTGCAAATCTCAAGGAGTCTGAAATTTATGATCTTATGCAAGCG GCTGATGTTGATAACAGTGGAACAATTGATTATGGAGAGTTCATAGCCGCAACATTACATCTGAACAAAATAgaaaaacatgataatttaTTTGCGGCATTTAATTACTTTGACAAGGATGGAAGTGGTTACATTACTGCAGACGAGCTTCAGCAAGCCTGCGAGGAGTTTGGAATGCAAGATGCACGGTTGGAAGAAATGATAAGAGAAGCTGATCAAGAcaat GATGGACGTATCGACTACAATGAGTTTGTTGCGATGATGCAAAGCGGGAATCCAAGAGCTGGTCCAGGTAAGAAAGGGCAAGGCCAAGACAACAATTTCAACTTTGGATTGAGAGAAGCACTAAAGATTTAG